The Polyangium aurulentum genomic interval GCAAAGTTCCGCTCCCGCTGGTTGCCGGCGTGGCCAGGCGGGCGTGACAGGGCGGGCGTCGCGGGATAGGCTTCCCTCATGAGCTTGCTACGAATGGGTGAGGGAGCGCGAGGGCTCGGCTTTGCATTGACGGCGCTGCTGCTGCTCGCGGCCGCGTGCGGCGACGGGGGCTCGGGCGAGACGGGCGGCGGGGGCAACGGCAGCGGCGCCGGAACGCCGAGCGGCTCTGGCGCCGGCAACCCCGGCGCGGGCGGCGCGGGCGGCGAGGTCGTCTTCACCACGAGCAGCGGCGCCGGCGGCTCCGGGCAAGGCGGCGCCGGCGGCGGCGATGGCTGCAACCCCACGCTCACGGCCACCGTGCGCGATTTCAAGATCGAGCACCCCGATTTCGAGGACGAGAACGGCACCGACAAGGGCATCGTGACGCCCGAGCTCGGGATGGACGGCAAGCCCGTCTACGCGGGCAATCCCACGACGCCGACCACGCACGGCAAAGAATACTTCGACCAGTGGTTCCGCGACGTCGACGGCGTGAACATGGCCCTGCCGGTCACGATCGCCCTCAAGCCCGTCGGAAACGGGATGTACACGTACGACAATTCATCGTTCTTCCCCATCGACGACAAAGGCTTCGGCAACGAGGGGAACTCGCATAATTACCATTTCACCCTCGAGCTGCGCACGCAGTTCACCTATGAGGGCGGCGAGGTCTTCACCTTCACGGGCGACGACGATCTCTTTACGTACATCAATGGCAAGCTCGTGATCGACCTCGGCGGCGTGCACGGCGCCCAGACGGCCACCGTCGACCTCGACGCCAAGGCCGCGGAGCTGGGGCTCGTAAAGGGCAAGAAATACCCGCTCGACTTCTTCTTCGCCGAGCGGCACACGACGCAGTCGAATTTCCGCATCGACACGACCATCGGCTGCTTCACTCCGCCCCCCGACCCGAAGTAGCCTCCCGGGCATGCCCCGCGTTCTTCCCCCGCTCCTCACCGCAATCCTCTTCCTCGGCTGCGGCGGCGACCCCGCGACGCCGCCCGGCGGCGCCGATCCGTGCGTGCGCCCCGCCGAATCCATCCCCGAGCCCCAGATCCACACGCCCCGCTGGGCCTTCGAGCCCTGGATCTCCAAGGACATCTCCGACGGCCCGGACACGTACGCATTCGTCGAGGGCTTCAAGAGCCGCGACATCCCCGTCGGCGCGGTCGTGCTCGATAGCCCCTGGGAGACGAATTACAACACGTTCGCCCCGAACCCCACGCGCTACCCCGATTTCGCCAAGATGGTGGCCGACATGCACGCGCAGGACGTGCGGGTGGTCCTGTGGATCACGCAGTTCATGAACTCGCAATCGTTCGACCTCGAGACCGGCGGCGACGTCTACATGGGCACGCCGCCGGAATACGAGGAGGCGCTCGCCTGCGGGTATTTCATCGACGGGGACACCGAGTACGGCTGGTGGAAAGGCAAGGGCGGGGCCGTCGATTTCTTCGACCCGAACGCGCGCGCGTGGTGGCACGGGCTGCAAAAGACGGTGCTCGACGCGGGCGTCGACGGCTGGAAGCTCGATTTCGGCGACAGCTACGTGCTCAGCCCGACGGTCGAGACCGAGGAGGGGCCGAAGCCGCACCAGGAGTACTCGGAGGCGTATTACCGCGATTTCCTCGCCTATGGCGTGCAGGTGCGGGGCCCGGAGTTCGTCACCATGGTGCGCGCCTGGGACGAGTCGTACGAGTTTGCCGGCCGCTTCTTCGCGCGCAAGGAGCACGCGCCCGTCGCGTGGATGGGCGACAACCGGCGCGACTGGATCGGGCTCGCGGACGCGCTCGACCACGCGTTCCGGTCGGCCGAGGCGGGCTATGCCGTCGTGGGATCGGACATCGGCGGATACCTCGACCGCGACGACAAGGAGCTGCTCGGGGAGGTCATCGCGCTCGATCCTGTCAATTTCGCGCGGTGGACCGCCGTCGGCGCGCTCTCGCCGTTCATGCAGCTCCACGGCCGCGCGAACATCACGCCCTGGACCGTGCCGCAGCAGGGGACCGAGATCGTCGACCTCTATCGATTCTGGTCGAAGCTGCACCGCGAGCTGATCCCGTTCTTCTACAGCCTTGCCGAGGAGACCTACGCGGGAGGCCCGCCGATCCTGCGCCCCGTGGGCGAGCTCGCGAGCTGGGCCGGCGATTATCGATATCAGCTCGGCGACGCGCTCCTGGTCGCCCCGATCCTCGACGCCACGGGCAAGCGCAGCGTCCCGATTCCGGCCGGCGCGAGGGCGTACGATTTCTGGGCGCCTTCGGCCGCGCCGATCGACGGCGGCGCGACCGTGATGGCCGATTACGCGGCCGATCTGGCGAAGATACCGCTCTTCTTCCGCGAAGGGGCGATCGTGCCCATGAACGTGGAGGACGACGTGACCGGGCTCGGCACCAAGGCGTCGGCCGGCAGGCTCACGGTGGTGGTTTTTCCGGGCATGAATGCCTCGACCTTCCGGCTGCACGACGAGGACGACGCGGTGACGACGATCGGCGCGTCGGCTTCCGCGGGCGGGGCGGCGGTGACGCTCTCGCGCGCGCTGCGCGAGACGCTCTTGCGGGTGCGCGCGGAGGCGAAGCCCGCGTCGGTCACGGTGGACGGGCAAGCCGCGCCAGCGCTCGCGGATCGGGCGGCGTTCGACGCGGCGGCGGGAGGGTTTTTCTATGAGGCGGCGACGCGCTCGGTGTGGGTGAAGGTGCCGGCGGGCGCGGGCGAGAGGAAGGTCGCGCTCGGGTTATAGTCCGACCAACCGTCAGGCGACGAGGTGCGACGATGACGACTCCACCGTCGCATCCTCGTCGTCGCTGAGCATGACGAAGCGCGGCAGGCTGAAATAGAAGGTCGTCCCTACGCCCGGCCGACTCTCGACCCACATGTGGCCGCCGTGCGACTCCACCACGCCCTTGGCGATGAACAGGCCGAGGCCCGTGCCGCCGTTCTTCGGGCGCGAGGAGCGGAAATAAGCCTCGAAGACGCGCGGCAGCTCCTCTTTCGGGATGCCGCAGCCGGTGTCCGCGACGGAGAACTCGATATCGTCGCCGCCGACGCGCGCGAGCACGGTCACCGTGCCGCCGGAGGGGGTGAATTTCATCGCATTGCCCATCACGTTGGCGATCACCTGCAGGATGCGGTCGCGATCGCAGTACACGTCACACGGTCCGCCCATCACGCGGCACTCGAGGCGGATGTTCTTCGCGTTCGCCGTGAGCTGGAAGGCCTCGACCGCCTCGGAGACGATCGACGCGACGTCGTGCTCCCTGCGCAAGAGCGACAGGTGGCCGCCCTCGAGGCTCGCGAAATCGAGCAGGTCCTCGATGAGGCGGCGCATCTGGCCGAGCCCCTTGCGGATCATGTCCACGCGCTGCTTCATGTGCACCCGCGGCTCCTCGAAGCCGAGCGAGCCGTCGAGCAAAGCCGCGCTCATGAGCACGAGCGAGAGCGAGTTTCGCATGTCGTGCGAGACGATCGCCATCAGGTTCTCGCGCGCCGAGATCGCGCGCTGCGCCTCCTGATAGAGCATCGCGTTGTCGACCGCGATGGCGGCGCGGTTCGCGATCTCCTGCACGAGCACCCGATCGAGATCCTCGCATTCGCGCGTCGAGTTCGTCCCGTAGAGGACGATGCCCCCGAGCACCCGATCGCGCGAGACGAACGGGAAGGCGATGACCCAGCGCACGGTGAGGAGCTGGAAGAGCCTGACCGCCTCGGGATCTTCCATGCACGCGTGGGCGCCGTGCTCGATCATGGGGCCGCGGACGACGATGGGGCGCTTCTCGCGCATCACCTGGGCGAGCAGGTTCTCGGGGTCGCTCGTGTCCTTGCAGAAGCCCGAGGCGAGCTTCTGGAGGATCGGCTCCTTGGCCGGATCGGCGTGCGCGGTCGCCACGCAGCGGATGGTGGAGCTTTCGTTGGCGAGGAAGATGCCGCAGCCGTCGGCGAGCGTGGGCACGAGGACGCGCGACAGGCTCGCGAGCGTGGTCTCGTAATCGAGCGACGCCGACAGCAGGGCGCTCGTCTCGGCGAGGAAGCGAAAGCGCATGCGCTCGGCAGAGACGCGCGCGAGCAGGTCTGCCGCGAGGGCCGCGGCGCGGCGCAGCTCCTCGGCCTTCTGGTGGAGGTGATCGTTCTGCTCCTCGAGCGCCGCCGTCGCCGAAGCGATCCGGCTCTCGAGCTCATCCGCCGCCCGGAACGAGGCCACGTCGATTCGCTCCCTGCTGCGCTCCGCGAGGTTGTGCTTCATGATCACCCCTGCCCCTCGTCGTGGAAGAAATCGGGCGCGTCGCCCGCTTCCAACCCGACATTCTGGATACTACGATGGTTTCGCTCGGGTCACCAGCCGCGGCCGCGCGATCTCATCGAGTCCGAGATCTACGTTATCAACGAAGTGTAATTGCCTCGGGCGAAAAGCAAACCGTATGCGCCCCGGGCACGCCGCAATCGCGCGTAGGGATCGACCGGACCGCGTCGCGATAGGAGGTGAGGAGGGGAGCGCCCGTCACGGGCTTTCCATTCGGCGATGTATGGGACGGATCGGGCCCTTGGGATTGGACCCGAAAGGATCCGGCGCGGGCGGATGGTGACCGCCCGTATCGTTCTAATCGAGATCCGTCACGGTGACCGCGTGGTTCAGCGGTCCGTGCCCGCCGCCGAGCCCCGGGGCGTGGGCCATCGCGAGGCGCAGGTAGCGGCGCGCGCGCGTGATGGCCTCCTGCATGCCGAGCCCCTGCGCCACCCCCGCCGCGATCGCAGAGGCGAGCGTGCAGCCGGTCCCGTGCGTCGCGCGCGTGTCGATGCGCGTGTCCTCGAACAGGTGCTCGCCGTCGCGTGTGCGCAGGACGTCGACGACCTTCGGGCCTTCGAGGTGACCGCCCTTCACGAGCACCGCCTTCGGGCCCATGTCGAGGAGCCTCGCGGCGACCTCGCGCATGCCCTCCACGCCGTCGATCTTTTGACCTGCAAGGACCTCGGCCTCGGGCAGGTTCGGCGTGATGAGCGCCGCGAGCGGGAGCAGGCGGCCGACGAGCGCGTCGCGCGCCTCGGGCAACAGGAGCAGCGCGCCGCCCTTGGCCACCATCACCGGGTCGACCACGAGGGGGACGCCCTTCGCCGAGCGCTCGTAGACCGAGCAAACGGCCTCGATCACCTCGGGCGCGTGCAGCATGCCCGTCTTGATCGCATCGGCGCCGATGTCCTCGAGCACGAGCTGCATCTGCTGCGCGATGAAGTCCGGCGGGACGGCGAAGACCCCGAAGACGCCCCGCGTGTTCTGCGCCGTGAGCGCCGTGATCGCCGTCGAGGCGAACGCGCCGAGCGCCGTCACGGCCTTGATGTCGGCCTGGATGCCGGCTCCCCCGCCCGAGTCGGAGCCGGCCACGATGAGCACGCGGCCTCGCATGTCTTGCACCCTCGTGCGCTACCAGCGCGCCCGAGAGCGCGCAAGCGCCTCACCCGTGCCCTTCAACGCGCCGGCGTCGCCAGGATCGCCTTCACCCGCAGCCGCTCGGTCGGCGCGAACGAGCGCTCGAGCAGCGCGCTCTCGGCGGCGCGGAACGCCGCGTCGTCCTTCGCGGTCCTGGCGAGCGCGTCGCGCTCCTTGCGGAACTCCTCCACGCGCTGCTTGAACGCGGCGCGCGCGCGGTCGAGCTCCTCGAGCCTGTCTGCCGCTTCCTCGCCGAACGTGTCGATGCGGTGCGCGCGGACCTCCTCGTCCGTCGCGCCCTCGTCGCGCATCGCGGCCTCCTCGGCGCGCGCGCGCACGGGCAACAGAGCCTCGGCGCGGGCCTCGCGCACGCCCTCGGGCAGCTCGCCCTCGATCGCGGCGAGCTTCGCCTCGCGCTCCTCGGGCGAGAGCGCGCCGTCCTTCGCGATGCGGCTCTCGGCGATGGCGGCGAGGCCTTCGCGCTCCTCGTCGCCGAAGAGCGCGTCGGACGCCTCGGCGCCGAAGTGCTTGTGCCTGAGCGCGCGGATGGCCTCGAAGCGGGCCTCGGGATCGCTCGCGCGCTCGGGCGGCAGCGAGATGCTCTTCGCGTCCTTGCGATAGGAGAGGTACTTGTCGAGCAGCGCGGCGGCTTGGAGCGCAGCCGGGCCGCCAGCGCGCTCGCGGATCGCGGCGAGGATGCGGGCGCGGATGACCGCGTCGCTCTCCTCGCCCTCGGCGGTGAGGAAGTAGTCGAAGAGGCGGAGGATCTCGGGCCCGAGCAGGAGCTCTCCGTCGGGCCCGACGCGCAGCGCGCCGTCGACGTCGGTGCCCTGGAGCGAGCGCGGCGGCTCTGTGAAGGGGCTCTTCTCGAGCCCATCCGTCCGCGCCTCGGCCGCGCGTCGCGTCGCGACCTTGGGCGCGTTTTCAGGGGTTCGCGGGCGCGCCTGCGTGGCGGCGAGGGCGGGGGCGGGCTCGGGTTTGTCCGCGCGCAGGTGACGGACGCCGAAGAGCGCGGCGCCGAGCGCGAGGGCGGCGGCGAGGGCGGCTCCGGTGCGGCGGCGGCTCACGGCGTCCTCCTGGCGGTCTAGAGCCCGAGGCCCTTCAGGCGATTGGCGTGCGCGCGGAAGACCGATTTCGGGTTGGTCGCGAGGATGGCGGTGACCCCGAAGAGCTGGTTCACCTCGTCGAGGTGGTTCATCTTGTAATCGTCGCGGATCACCACGCCGAGGTGCGAGCTGCAGCGGCCGACCAGCCCGTCGTTCGCGTCGTCGTAGACGAGGCCCGAGAGCTTGAGCGCGTAATCGGA includes:
- a CDS encoding fibro-slime domain-containing protein → MSLLRMGEGARGLGFALTALLLLAAACGDGGSGETGGGGNGSGAGTPSGSGAGNPGAGGAGGEVVFTTSSGAGGSGQGGAGGGDGCNPTLTATVRDFKIEHPDFEDENGTDKGIVTPELGMDGKPVYAGNPTTPTTHGKEYFDQWFRDVDGVNMALPVTIALKPVGNGMYTYDNSSFFPIDDKGFGNEGNSHNYHFTLELRTQFTYEGGEVFTFTGDDDLFTYINGKLVIDLGGVHGAQTATVDLDAKAAELGLVKGKKYPLDFFFAERHTTQSNFRIDTTIGCFTPPPDPK
- a CDS encoding TIM-barrel domain-containing protein; the encoded protein is MPRVLPPLLTAILFLGCGGDPATPPGGADPCVRPAESIPEPQIHTPRWAFEPWISKDISDGPDTYAFVEGFKSRDIPVGAVVLDSPWETNYNTFAPNPTRYPDFAKMVADMHAQDVRVVLWITQFMNSQSFDLETGGDVYMGTPPEYEEALACGYFIDGDTEYGWWKGKGGAVDFFDPNARAWWHGLQKTVLDAGVDGWKLDFGDSYVLSPTVETEEGPKPHQEYSEAYYRDFLAYGVQVRGPEFVTMVRAWDESYEFAGRFFARKEHAPVAWMGDNRRDWIGLADALDHAFRSAEAGYAVVGSDIGGYLDRDDKELLGEVIALDPVNFARWTAVGALSPFMQLHGRANITPWTVPQQGTEIVDLYRFWSKLHRELIPFFYSLAEETYAGGPPILRPVGELASWAGDYRYQLGDALLVAPILDATGKRSVPIPAGARAYDFWAPSAAPIDGGATVMADYAADLAKIPLFFREGAIVPMNVEDDVTGLGTKASAGRLTVVVFPGMNASTFRLHDEDDAVTTIGASASAGGAAVTLSRALRETLLRVRAEAKPASVTVDGQAAPALADRAAFDAAAGGFFYEAATRSVWVKVPAGAGERKVALGL
- a CDS encoding GAF domain-containing sensor histidine kinase; the encoded protein is MKHNLAERSRERIDVASFRAADELESRIASATAALEEQNDHLHQKAEELRRAAALAADLLARVSAERMRFRFLAETSALLSASLDYETTLASLSRVLVPTLADGCGIFLANESSTIRCVATAHADPAKEPILQKLASGFCKDTSDPENLLAQVMREKRPIVVRGPMIEHGAHACMEDPEAVRLFQLLTVRWVIAFPFVSRDRVLGGIVLYGTNSTRECEDLDRVLVQEIANRAAIAVDNAMLYQEAQRAISARENLMAIVSHDMRNSLSLVLMSAALLDGSLGFEEPRVHMKQRVDMIRKGLGQMRRLIEDLLDFASLEGGHLSLLRREHDVASIVSEAVEAFQLTANAKNIRLECRVMGGPCDVYCDRDRILQVIANVMGNAMKFTPSGGTVTVLARVGGDDIEFSVADTGCGIPKEELPRVFEAYFRSSRPKNGGTGLGLFIAKGVVESHGGHMWVESRPGVGTTFYFSLPRFVMLSDDEDATVESSSSHLVA
- the thiD gene encoding bifunctional hydroxymethylpyrimidine kinase/phosphomethylpyrimidine kinase, yielding MRGRVLIVAGSDSGGGAGIQADIKAVTALGAFASTAITALTAQNTRGVFGVFAVPPDFIAQQMQLVLEDIGADAIKTGMLHAPEVIEAVCSVYERSAKGVPLVVDPVMVAKGGALLLLPEARDALVGRLLPLAALITPNLPEAEVLAGQKIDGVEGMREVAARLLDMGPKAVLVKGGHLEGPKVVDVLRTRDGEHLFEDTRIDTRATHGTGCTLASAIAAGVAQGLGMQEAITRARRYLRLAMAHAPGLGGGHGPLNHAVTVTDLD
- a CDS encoding lipase secretion chaperone, encoding MSRRRTGAALAAALALGAALFGVRHLRADKPEPAPALAATQARPRTPENAPKVATRRAAEARTDGLEKSPFTEPPRSLQGTDVDGALRVGPDGELLLGPEILRLFDYFLTAEGEESDAVIRARILAAIRERAGGPAALQAAALLDKYLSYRKDAKSISLPPERASDPEARFEAIRALRHKHFGAEASDALFGDEEREGLAAIAESRIAKDGALSPEEREAKLAAIEGELPEGVREARAEALLPVRARAEEAAMRDEGATDEEVRAHRIDTFGEEAADRLEELDRARAAFKQRVEEFRKERDALARTAKDDAAFRAAESALLERSFAPTERLRVKAILATPAR